In Candidatus Acidulodesulfobacterium acidiphilum, the following proteins share a genomic window:
- the recN gene encoding DNA repair protein RecN, protein MLKTIKIKNFATIDFLEIAFCGGLNVLSGETGAGKSIIIESLNFLFGKTKGLDVIRTGEKEGYVTAVFDLNASVKESLNGIFAESDVEGLIDLVSSDDFNIKRTITESGKSRYFINGEPVNKNLIEKFGENLLKIFGQNDRRFLIDPASQLAFLDDFSGNETLLKEAKKIYSEIKKILSEKEEITRKIDGISRIRTLNSYIVNDVENLNIKSADEEEILKQELKKLENANAIKELILNSIDLIDGDEYGILKSMALLVSNLSKLSELDSAFKKTESLKNAETAKIEVEDILLFLEKYSALEFDEDRLNEIRLKIDSVIGIENKYNVSGLEELIKLYDEAKQELGGIAELERRISEIDGEYEKLKENFLWISGELHAKRIKSASIMEKQIEKELLFLKIKPIFKINIDKTDFEKSFSETGLDDCIFMFSANPGEEPRALSKVASGGELSRISLCILKILNKRKDTATFIFDEIDAGIGGDVANFVGSALKSISEANQVILITHLAQVSSFADRHFFVYKEVISGKTYTRIKELNEEERITETARMLSGDSKGEAALMHAREILKNRGGFK, encoded by the coding sequence CTTTTTGCGGCGGGCTTAACGTTCTTAGCGGAGAAACCGGAGCCGGAAAAAGCATAATAATTGAATCCTTAAATTTTTTGTTCGGTAAAACTAAAGGATTGGACGTTATAAGAACTGGAGAAAAAGAAGGTTACGTTACTGCGGTATTCGATTTAAACGCGTCGGTAAAGGAAAGTTTAAACGGAATATTTGCGGAATCAGACGTTGAAGGATTAATAGACTTAGTGAGTTCCGACGATTTTAATATTAAAAGAACGATTACGGAAAGCGGTAAAAGCAGATATTTTATAAACGGGGAGCCGGTAAACAAAAACTTAATAGAGAAATTCGGCGAAAATTTGTTAAAAATATTCGGGCAGAACGACAGGAGATTTTTAATTGACCCTGCAAGCCAGCTTGCTTTTTTGGACGATTTCTCCGGCAACGAAACTTTGCTAAAAGAAGCTAAAAAGATTTATAGCGAAATCAAAAAAATATTATCGGAAAAAGAAGAAATAACAAGAAAAATAGACGGTATATCGCGCATAAGAACCTTAAATTCATACATAGTAAACGACGTCGAAAATTTAAATATTAAATCGGCAGACGAAGAAGAAATTTTAAAGCAGGAACTAAAAAAGTTAGAAAACGCAAACGCTATAAAAGAACTTATTTTGAATTCAATAGATTTAATAGACGGCGATGAATACGGGATTTTAAAGTCTATGGCTTTATTAGTTTCCAATCTCTCAAAATTGTCCGAATTAGATTCGGCTTTTAAAAAAACGGAAAGCTTAAAAAACGCCGAAACGGCAAAAATAGAAGTGGAAGATATTCTTTTATTTTTAGAAAAATATTCCGCTTTAGAATTCGACGAAGATAGGCTTAACGAAATACGCCTTAAAATAGATTCCGTTATAGGCATAGAAAATAAATATAACGTTTCCGGTTTAGAAGAACTTATTAAGCTATACGATGAAGCAAAGCAGGAATTAGGCGGTATTGCGGAACTTGAAAGAAGAATTTCCGAAATAGACGGCGAATATGAAAAGCTTAAAGAAAATTTTTTGTGGATATCCGGAGAATTACATGCAAAAAGAATAAAATCCGCTTCTATTATGGAAAAACAAATAGAAAAAGAACTGCTTTTTTTGAAAATTAAACCTATTTTTAAAATAAATATAGATAAAACCGATTTTGAGAAAAGTTTTTCGGAAACCGGATTGGACGATTGCATTTTTATGTTTTCAGCAAATCCGGGAGAAGAACCCAGGGCGCTTTCCAAGGTTGCTTCTGGAGGCGAACTTTCCCGCATAAGTTTATGTATTTTAAAAATTTTAAATAAAAGAAAAGATACCGCTACTTTTATTTTTGACGAAATCGATGCGGGAATCGGCGGCGACGTAGCTAATTTCGTAGGTTCGGCGCTTAAATCTATATCTGAAGCAAATCAGGTAATACTTATAACGCATCTAGCCCAGGTATCTTCGTTTGCCGACAGGCATTTTTTTGTTTATAAAGAAGTAATTAGCGGAAAAACATATACGAGGATAAAAGAGCTTAACGAAGAAGAGAGAATAACCGAAACGGCAAGAATGTTATCGGGCGATTCAAAAGGGGAAGCGGCTTTAATGCATGCAAGAGAAATTTTAAAAAACAGGGGCGGTTTTAAATAA